In the genome of Paenibacillus pabuli, one region contains:
- a CDS encoding Nif3-like dinuclear metal center hexameric protein, with protein MFAKGQTVIQWMEQLAPKHLAVPDDRIGLQLGSLQKEITHVLIALDVTNEVVDEAIRIGANLIIAHHAIIFRPVKSLNTDTPMGKLYEKLIKHDIAVYISHTNLDVAEGGMNDWMAEAIGMESKESLEDVHTDQLFKLAVFVPRTHHEQVLQAILEAGAGSIGQYNKCSFNTEGTGTFVPGEGTQPFIGTQGQMERVEEIRIETIVPQSLRSKVVQAMLKAHPYEEVAYDLYAMDLKGRTLGLGRLGPLKQPKTLGELVEVVKAQLDVPYVRVVGDLNRQIKKVAVLGGSGSRYTLPARFKGADVIVTGDIDYHTAHDALMAGMCIIDAGHNAEKIMKPKTADWLRSRLEEKRYETQVTASEVNTEVFQFI; from the coding sequence ATGTTTGCCAAAGGTCAAACGGTAATTCAATGGATGGAGCAGCTTGCTCCCAAACATCTGGCTGTGCCGGACGATCGGATTGGTCTTCAGCTGGGCAGTCTGCAAAAGGAAATTACACACGTTCTTATCGCACTTGATGTGACAAACGAAGTTGTAGATGAGGCCATTCGAATTGGAGCCAATCTGATTATTGCCCATCATGCCATCATTTTCCGTCCGGTCAAATCATTGAATACGGACACACCCATGGGGAAACTGTACGAGAAGCTGATCAAGCATGATATTGCGGTGTACATTAGTCATACCAATCTGGATGTGGCTGAAGGTGGAATGAATGACTGGATGGCCGAGGCCATCGGAATGGAGAGCAAGGAGTCACTTGAGGATGTACATACAGATCAATTGTTCAAACTGGCTGTATTTGTACCCCGCACCCATCATGAGCAGGTGCTCCAGGCGATCCTCGAAGCGGGCGCTGGCAGTATCGGTCAATACAACAAGTGCAGCTTCAATACGGAAGGCACAGGTACTTTTGTACCGGGAGAAGGGACGCAGCCTTTTATTGGTACACAGGGACAGATGGAGCGTGTAGAGGAAATACGCATTGAGACCATCGTACCGCAAAGTCTGCGCAGCAAGGTTGTACAAGCGATGCTGAAGGCTCATCCGTATGAGGAAGTGGCCTATGACCTGTACGCAATGGATTTAAAAGGCCGTACGCTCGGTCTGGGGCGCTTGGGACCGCTAAAACAACCAAAGACACTCGGTGAGCTGGTGGAGGTCGTGAAGGCCCAACTGGATGTGCCATACGTTCGAGTGGTAGGCGATCTCAATCGTCAAATCAAAAAAGTAGCAGTGCTTGGCGGCTCAGGCAGCCGTTATACCCTTCCTGCACGATTCAAAGGTGCAGATGTCATTGTAACAGGAGACATTGATTATCATACGGCTCATGATGCGCTGATGGCGGGTATGTGCATCATCGACGCCGGGCATAATGCCGAGAAAATCATGAAACCGAAAACTGCGGACTGGCTGCGTTCACGTTTGGAAGAAAAACGTTATGAGACGCAAGTAACCGCATCCGAGGTAAACACGGAAGTATTCCAGTTTATCTAA
- a CDS encoding PLP-dependent aminotransferase family protein — MNIPWSKMAQNTPSSVVRDMLQAAQAPGMISLAGGLPAQSSFPLEAIRDAYEKVFMGGSAALQYAETEGFRPLRAKIAERLESKGIPASPDHMLLTTGSQQSIDLVCRILLDPGDSVLVESPTYLAALQVIHSYQAEAQGVTCDDDGMLPESLEEQLQQHHPKLVYINPTFSNPSGKVWSRSRRQQAVDLCRKYGVLILEDDPYGEIRFKPEQLDAPSLAQLDAASYEGPSNVIYTSTFSKTVAPGLRTGWILAAPDVIKIAARAKQGADLHSSSIDQRALHALLESFDLDGHIRNISLDYEQRMIKMTSLMAAKSWEGISWNSPQGGMFLWLQLPEGMLASNLFTYGIQEKVCIVLGDSFYAGTPELNRMRINFTHTDPDLLPEAVERMDRAIQRWHASLQSDSVVTL, encoded by the coding sequence ATGAATATCCCTTGGTCCAAAATGGCACAAAATACCCCGTCCTCTGTCGTTCGCGACATGTTACAGGCTGCCCAGGCACCTGGAATGATTTCTCTTGCCGGAGGTCTGCCTGCTCAGTCATCCTTCCCGCTTGAAGCTATCCGTGACGCATACGAAAAGGTATTCATGGGCGGCTCAGCGGCTCTTCAATATGCAGAGACAGAAGGTTTCCGACCATTACGCGCCAAAATTGCCGAACGTCTTGAATCCAAGGGCATTCCCGCTTCACCTGATCACATGCTTCTGACCACCGGATCACAGCAATCCATTGACCTGGTGTGCCGAATTTTGCTCGATCCAGGCGACAGCGTTCTGGTTGAATCACCAACCTATCTGGCTGCCCTTCAGGTGATACACTCCTATCAGGCTGAGGCACAGGGTGTTACCTGTGATGATGACGGAATGTTGCCTGAATCACTGGAGGAACAGCTCCAACAGCATCATCCAAAGCTCGTCTATATTAACCCTACTTTCTCCAACCCGTCGGGCAAAGTATGGAGTCGTTCCAGACGGCAACAAGCCGTGGATCTGTGTCGGAAATATGGAGTACTGATCCTGGAAGACGATCCCTATGGTGAAATCCGATTTAAACCTGAACAACTGGATGCCCCTTCACTGGCGCAACTGGATGCAGCGTCCTATGAGGGTCCATCCAATGTCATCTACACCAGCACATTCTCCAAAACAGTAGCTCCCGGCCTCCGCACTGGCTGGATATTGGCTGCTCCGGATGTAATCAAAATCGCTGCCCGCGCCAAACAGGGTGCGGACTTGCATTCCAGCAGCATCGACCAAAGAGCACTTCATGCGCTATTGGAGTCTTTCGATTTGGACGGGCATATTCGCAATATATCACTGGATTATGAACAACGGATGATTAAAATGACCTCTCTTATGGCTGCAAAATCATGGGAAGGTATCTCCTGGAATTCACCACAAGGTGGAATGTTTTTATGGTTGCAGCTGCCTGAAGGCATGCTGGCCAGCAATCTGTTTACTTATGGAATACAGGAGAAAGTATGCATTGTACTAGGGGATTCCTTCTACGCGGGCACGCCGGAACTAAACCGTATGCGGATCAACTTTACCCACACCGATCCAGATCTGCTTCCCGAGGCTGTAGAGCGTATGGACCGTGCCATTCAACGCTGGCATGCATCATTACAGTCGGATAGTGTAGTTACGTTATAA
- a CDS encoding tRNA (adenine(22)-N(1))-methyltransferase: MKLSNRLQQIHDQIPEGSRLADIGSDHALLPVAAVRSGKAASAVAGEVNPGPYEAARKQVSDAGLKERITVRRGDGLDVISAGEVDVITIAGMGGALIASILDRGLSKLDEVKLLILQPNVGEDILRRWLLNHHWVVVAEQLLEEDGKVYEIITAMPQNLSPIANEEVYRARPLEGGVELTSDLLLRMGPYLTDRPTDVFFAKWESEIVKLQSVQQSISKSDQESSRDKAAEVERLIVNLKEVLSCLPKVKR; the protein is encoded by the coding sequence ATGAAACTTTCGAATCGATTACAGCAAATACATGATCAAATTCCCGAAGGCAGCCGATTGGCTGATATTGGTTCAGACCACGCTTTGCTTCCGGTAGCGGCAGTACGCAGCGGGAAAGCAGCAAGTGCAGTAGCCGGAGAAGTTAACCCCGGCCCTTATGAAGCTGCACGCAAGCAAGTCAGCGATGCGGGTCTGAAGGAACGGATCACAGTACGTCGTGGAGATGGTTTGGATGTCATCTCTGCTGGAGAAGTGGATGTTATCACCATTGCCGGTATGGGAGGGGCACTCATTGCCTCAATTTTGGATCGAGGCCTCTCCAAATTGGATGAGGTTAAGCTTCTTATTTTGCAGCCGAATGTTGGTGAAGATATTCTCAGACGCTGGTTGCTCAACCATCACTGGGTGGTGGTTGCAGAACAGCTGCTTGAGGAAGACGGCAAAGTGTACGAGATTATTACAGCTATGCCGCAAAACCTCAGTCCAATCGCCAATGAGGAAGTATATCGCGCACGTCCGCTGGAAGGCGGAGTGGAATTGACATCAGATTTGCTGCTACGCATGGGACCTTATTTGACAGACCGTCCTACGGATGTGTTTTTTGCCAAATGGGAGAGTGAAATCGTCAAGCTGCAAAGTGTTCAGCAGTCGATCTCCAAATCCGATCAGGAGTCTTCGCGGGACAAGGCAGCTGAGGTGGAGCGTCTTATCGTAAACTTGAAGGAGGTACTCTCATGTTTGCCAAAGGTCAAACGGTAA
- a CDS encoding PLP-dependent aminotransferase family protein: protein MHIELKRGSSTKLYVQIALTLADRIRSGLIEPGTRLPSVRKMTADLGVSLVTVSKAYAELEAIQLITCSQGKGCYVRGAQELEITEDMERTHRTQAKNESSTPWNWQMALVDYLPRAQLWRHFDASPQVKFELHMSAIQPELLPTREIIDSAYRLSSDHPERMAAYGSFQGDRELRQTFSAHFAERGLRVMPERMLITSGTQQGIDLVARTFVGPGDVVYMEAPSYTGAIDVFTSRGAKIITVPMDDDGMRIDLLTRLCDTYPPKLIYTIPTFHNPTGITMSAKRRAQLLNLAQSYHCLILEDDPFADLYFRDPPPASIKSMDGTGHVIYIKSFSKVLSPGCRVACAVADGSVLTRLVAAKSTADLGSPLLTQKALQSFIQHQYSSYAARLRDELYSRLLAASTVLEEHGSPGMYWTLPDGGLNLWLQLPDGVDMRELHRQSLIAGVSFLPGSACYVGETDTASLRICFTVTDQERLCEGLRVLCRVIEAVRPQQGGTTADRLPLI from the coding sequence GTGCACATTGAATTGAAGCGAGGAAGCAGCACCAAGTTGTATGTTCAGATTGCCCTTACACTTGCAGACCGAATAAGGTCTGGACTAATAGAGCCTGGGACTCGTCTGCCCTCTGTACGTAAAATGACCGCAGATCTGGGCGTCAGCCTGGTTACCGTGTCCAAAGCCTATGCCGAGCTCGAAGCCATACAACTGATTACCTGTTCTCAGGGGAAGGGATGTTATGTAAGGGGGGCACAAGAGCTGGAGATAACAGAGGATATGGAGAGGACTCACCGTACTCAAGCAAAGAATGAATCCAGCACGCCATGGAATTGGCAGATGGCTCTTGTGGATTATTTACCCCGAGCTCAGCTCTGGCGACATTTTGATGCATCTCCTCAAGTCAAATTTGAACTGCATATGTCAGCCATTCAGCCGGAATTGTTGCCAACACGAGAGATAATTGACAGTGCATATCGGCTTTCCTCGGATCATCCAGAGCGCATGGCGGCCTATGGCTCTTTTCAAGGTGATCGTGAGCTGCGTCAGACATTTTCCGCGCATTTTGCCGAAAGAGGGCTGCGGGTAATGCCTGAACGGATGCTGATTACGAGCGGTACCCAACAGGGAATTGATCTTGTAGCGCGTACATTTGTTGGGCCTGGAGACGTTGTTTACATGGAAGCACCAAGCTATACCGGAGCAATTGATGTGTTTACAAGCCGAGGAGCGAAGATCATTACAGTTCCAATGGATGACGATGGTATGCGAATTGATCTGTTAACCCGGTTATGTGATACATACCCGCCCAAGTTGATTTATACCATTCCTACGTTTCACAATCCTACAGGCATTACAATGAGTGCCAAACGGCGTGCGCAGCTGCTTAATCTTGCTCAGAGTTACCATTGTCTCATTTTGGAGGATGATCCGTTTGCCGATCTGTATTTTCGTGATCCGCCCCCTGCCTCCATTAAATCAATGGATGGGACGGGGCATGTGATATATATCAAAAGCTTCAGCAAAGTACTGTCTCCCGGCTGTCGTGTGGCGTGTGCGGTTGCAGATGGGAGTGTGCTTACCCGACTTGTTGCTGCTAAATCCACTGCGGATCTTGGGAGTCCGCTTCTTACACAAAAAGCATTGCAATCATTCATACAGCATCAATACAGTTCGTATGCGGCGCGATTGAGGGATGAATTGTATTCCCGTCTGCTTGCTGCATCGACGGTATTAGAGGAACATGGTTCTCCGGGGATGTACTGGACTTTGCCTGATGGGGGACTAAACTTGTGGCTGCAATTGCCCGATGGCGTGGATATGCGTGAACTGCATCGCCAGTCGCTTATCGCAGGGGTTTCCTTTCTGCCTGGATCAGCCTGTTATGTGGGGGAAACGGATACAGCGAGTTTACGGATCTGCTTTACTGTTACGGATCAGGAACGATTATGTGAAGGGCTGCGGGTTTTATGCAGGGTGATAGAGGCCGTTAGACCTCAACAGGGAGGGACAACTGCGGACAGGCTCCCGCTTATATAA